The Armatimonadota bacterium genome includes a window with the following:
- a CDS encoding peptidase S9 translates to MPLPPIIPREVLFGNPDRMNVRLSPDGTRIGYIAPLDGVLNVWVRSLEGGDDRPLTHDTHRGIRVFFWAYDGKHLLYLQDRDGDENWHVYAVNLQTEEVRDLTPFENVQAHPLAVEPERPDEMLVALNREDPHLHDVYRVRLDTGECELVVENPGDIVGWDVDWHLNVIGGSAQRQDGGTEIRVLEGAEWRTLLSAPFGESIGALGVTPDERGLYIVSSLDSNTSRLLTMDLKTGEQKVLASRPDVDYEGGAVVHPTKHHVQAVPFTRARREWQFLDPDFERDFTRAASLGHGEADVVSRDLEDRLWIVAFSSDIDPVKYYLFDRTSGEGRYLFSQNRALEEAHLAPMKPVEITTRDGLTMVCYLTLPEGVEPKGLPLVLNVHGGPWARDYWSLDPEAQWLANRGYACLQVNYRGSTGFGKAFVNAANREWGGKMHDDLIDAVQWAIDEGIADPARVGIFGWSYGGYATMVGMTFTPDVFAVGVAGVGISNLVSWYRSIPPYWEPFRAQLDLRVGNADTDEEFLKSRSPLFHIHNIKNPLMIAQGANDPRVPKAEADQIVEAMRARGIDVKYLLFEDEGHGFARPENRLIFYREAEHFLAGVLGGRVEP, encoded by the coding sequence ATGCCTCTTCCCCCCATCATCCCTCGTGAGGTACTGTTCGGGAATCCGGACCGGATGAACGTCCGGCTGTCACCGGATGGAACACGTATCGGCTACATCGCTCCGCTGGACGGTGTGTTGAACGTATGGGTGCGCTCCTTAGAGGGCGGAGACGACCGCCCTTTGACGCACGATACGCACCGCGGCATCCGGGTCTTTTTCTGGGCGTACGACGGAAAGCACCTTCTGTATCTGCAGGACAGGGACGGTGACGAGAACTGGCACGTCTATGCGGTGAATCTGCAGACGGAAGAAGTCCGCGATCTGACTCCATTCGAGAACGTGCAGGCGCATCCGCTGGCCGTGGAGCCGGAGCGGCCGGATGAAATGCTGGTGGCCCTGAACCGTGAGGATCCCCATCTTCACGACGTCTACCGGGTGCGCCTGGATACAGGGGAATGCGAGTTGGTGGTGGAGAACCCCGGGGACATTGTTGGCTGGGACGTGGACTGGCATCTGAACGTGATCGGCGGATCGGCTCAGAGGCAAGACGGGGGCACGGAGATCCGCGTCCTGGAAGGTGCAGAGTGGCGCACACTGCTATCCGCTCCATTCGGTGAGTCCATCGGCGCCCTGGGAGTTACGCCCGATGAGCGCGGGCTCTACATCGTCAGCAGCCTGGACTCCAACACCAGCCGCCTCCTGACCATGGACCTTAAGACCGGAGAGCAGAAGGTGCTCGCCTCGCGGCCTGATGTGGACTACGAGGGTGGCGCTGTGGTGCACCCCACGAAGCATCACGTGCAGGCGGTGCCGTTCACACGGGCGAGGCGCGAGTGGCAGTTCCTGGACCCCGACTTTGAGCGGGACTTCACCAGAGCAGCATCGCTCGGCCACGGCGAAGCCGACGTTGTCTCGCGCGACCTGGAAGACAGGCTCTGGATCGTCGCTTTCAGCTCCGACATTGACCCGGTGAAGTATTACCTGTTCGACCGGACCTCCGGCGAAGGCCGGTATCTGTTCAGCCAGAACCGCGCTCTGGAAGAAGCCCACCTTGCCCCGATGAAGCCCGTGGAGATCACCACCCGGGACGGCCTGACCATGGTCTGCTATCTGACCCTGCCGGAAGGGGTGGAGCCGAAGGGGTTGCCATTGGTGCTGAATGTCCACGGGGGACCCTGGGCGCGGGACTACTGGAGTCTGGACCCGGAAGCACAGTGGCTGGCCAACCGGGGATATGCCTGCCTGCAGGTGAACTACCGCGGCTCAACGGGATTCGGCAAGGCATTCGTCAACGCCGCCAACCGGGAATGGGGCGGCAAGATGCACGACGACCTGATAGACGCCGTGCAGTGGGCCATAGACGAAGGCATCGCCGATCCCGCGCGGGTGGGGATCTTCGGATGGTCCTATGGCGGATATGCCACCATGGTGGGAATGACCTTCACGCCCGACGTGTTCGCTGTGGGAGTGGCCGGGGTGGGTATCAGCAATCTGGTCTCGTGGTACCGAAGCATCCCGCCCTACTGGGAGCCCTTCCGCGCCCAACTGGATCTTCGGGTGGGCAACGCAGATACGGACGAAGAGTTCCTGAAGTCCCGATCCCCCCTGTTCCACATTCACAACATCAAGAACCCCCTGATGATCGCGCAGGGGGCGAACGACCCACGCGTCCCTAAGGCCGAGGCGGATCAGATCGTGGAGGCGATGCGGGCACGCGGCATCGATGTGAAGTATCTGCTTTTCGAGGACGAGGGCCACGGCTTCGCGCGGCCGGAGAACCGCCTGATCTTTTACCGGGAAGCAGAACACTTCCTGGCCGGAGTGCTGGGCGGCCGCGTGGAGCCCTAA
- a CDS encoding aminoacylase — protein MDIILSGGVIVDGTGRPGFQGDVRVSGDSIAWVGEGSREGAETVDVSGHVVCPGFVDFHAHTDMTALVNPTVESKLAQGVTLEVNGNCGFSDAPILNEEARERARRAFERLGSELSWSHFGEMLDVLERSGVAVNVCSLVGHANVRREVVGSEDRPATPDELKRMSGLVSRAMDEGAVGLSSGLIYPPSCYGSTEELACLSRIVARRGGLYATHMRSESDNLLDSVREAIAVGEQSGAPVQISHLKACGRSNHGKAVRALEMIHEARERGLDITADQYPYTATCTGLDTLIPSWAHSGGPTAMHERLADTSVRARIRDEISQSLEGGYWRDSGGLESIVISSVTEERNRWAEGLTAAEVASRIGGDPVDALLDLLVDEDFGVGMVHFSLSETDVEAVMRTSWTLFGSDATARACSGPMGRGKPHPRAFGTFPRVLAHYVRERRILSLEEAIRKMTSLATERLGIRDRGRVAPGMKADIVVFHPQNVRDTATFADPQRLPEGILHVLVNGRFALRDGKITGETPGRVLRGAA, from the coding sequence ATGGACATCATTCTTTCAGGCGGCGTTATCGTGGATGGCACCGGACGTCCGGGCTTCCAGGGCGATGTGCGAGTTTCGGGAGACAGCATCGCGTGGGTGGGAGAGGGGTCGCGAGAGGGCGCCGAGACCGTAGACGTCTCCGGCCACGTCGTCTGCCCCGGGTTCGTGGATTTCCATGCACACACGGATATGACTGCCCTCGTCAACCCGACGGTTGAGAGCAAACTTGCCCAGGGCGTCACGCTGGAAGTCAACGGCAACTGCGGCTTTTCGGATGCTCCCATCCTGAACGAAGAGGCCCGGGAGCGCGCCCGGCGGGCCTTTGAGCGGCTGGGATCCGAGCTGAGCTGGAGCCATTTCGGCGAAATGCTGGACGTGCTTGAGCGCTCTGGGGTGGCCGTGAACGTCTGTTCGCTTGTGGGACACGCAAACGTTCGGCGCGAGGTGGTGGGATCCGAGGACCGGCCGGCCACGCCCGACGAGCTGAAACGGATGAGCGGCCTTGTGTCCCGCGCGATGGATGAGGGGGCCGTCGGGCTTTCCAGCGGACTGATCTATCCCCCCAGCTGTTACGGCTCAACCGAGGAGCTCGCCTGCCTATCGCGGATCGTGGCCAGGCGGGGAGGGCTCTACGCCACTCACATGCGCAGCGAGTCGGACAACCTGCTCGATAGCGTCCGCGAGGCCATCGCTGTCGGAGAGCAATCGGGCGCGCCTGTGCAGATCTCCCATCTTAAAGCCTGTGGAAGGTCCAACCACGGCAAGGCGGTCCGCGCGCTGGAGATGATCCACGAGGCACGGGAAAGGGGCTTGGACATCACGGCCGACCAGTACCCCTACACAGCGACGTGCACCGGGCTGGATACGCTCATCCCGTCCTGGGCGCACTCCGGCGGGCCGACGGCAATGCACGAGCGCCTGGCCGACACCAGTGTCCGGGCTCGCATCCGGGATGAGATCTCCCAGAGCCTGGAGGGAGGCTACTGGCGCGACAGCGGGGGGCTGGAGTCCATTGTCATATCGTCCGTCACGGAAGAGCGCAACCGCTGGGCGGAGGGCCTGACCGCCGCGGAAGTGGCCTCGCGTATCGGTGGGGATCCGGTGGATGCCTTGCTGGATCTTCTGGTGGACGAGGACTTCGGTGTGGGGATGGTCCACTTCTCCCTGTCCGAGACCGATGTGGAAGCCGTAATGCGCACTTCCTGGACGCTGTTCGGATCGGACGCCACCGCCCGGGCGTGCTCCGGACCCATGGGTCGCGGGAAGCCCCATCCGCGCGCGTTCGGGACCTTCCCGCGCGTTCTTGCGCATTATGTCCGGGAGCGACGCATTTTGAGCCTCGAGGAGGCGATCCGCAAGATGACCTCGCTTGCCACGGAGAGGCTCGGCATCCGCGACCGGGGACGTGTTGCGCCGGGGATGAAGGCCGATATCGTGGTCTTTCATCCGCAAAACGTGCGCGATACCGCCACATTTGCCGACCCGCAGCGGCTGCCGGAAGGCATTCTGCACGTGCTGGTCAATGGACGCTTCGCCCTTAGGGATGGCAAAATCACAGGCGAGACCCCGGGACGGGTGCTGAGAGGCGCCGCCTGA